One Enterobacter asburiae genomic window, CTGACCGGCCTTGAACCCGGCGAACTGTTTGTTCACCGTAACGTCGCCAATCTCGTGATTCACACCGATCTCAACTGTCTTTCTGTTGTTCAGTATGCCGTGGACGTTCTGCAAGTCGAGCACATCATCATTTGCGGCCATTATGGCTGCGGCGGCGTGCAGGCGGCGGTTGAAAACACGGAACTGGGGCTCATTGATAACTGGCTACTGCACATCCGCGATATCTGGTTCAAACATAGCTCACTGCTGGGCGAAATGCCGCAGGAGCGTCGCATGGATACCCTTTGCGAACTCAACGTGATGGAGCAGGTGTATAACCTGGGCCACTCAACGATCATGCAATCAGCGTGGAAACGCGGACAGAAGGTCTCTGTCCACGGCTGGGCATACGGTATTCACGATGGTCTGCTGCGCAATCTGGAAGTGACCGCCACCAACCGCGAAACGCTGGAGCAGCGCTACCGTTCGGGGATTGCCAACCTTCAGCTTAAGCACGTCAATCATAAATAAGTGC contains:
- the can gene encoding carbonate dehydratase, with the protein product MNNIDTLISNNALWSKMLVEEDPGFFGKLAQAQNPRFLWIGCSDSRVPAERLTGLEPGELFVHRNVANLVIHTDLNCLSVVQYAVDVLQVEHIIICGHYGCGGVQAAVENTELGLIDNWLLHIRDIWFKHSSLLGEMPQERRMDTLCELNVMEQVYNLGHSTIMQSAWKRGQKVSVHGWAYGIHDGLLRNLEVTATNRETLEQRYRSGIANLQLKHVNHK